The following proteins are co-located in the Micromonospora coriariae genome:
- a CDS encoding LysR family transcriptional regulator yields MTTPELRQLRYFLVLAEELSFTRAAARLMIAQQSLSQQITALERSLGVRLFARDTRGTTLTDIGALFVPEARAVTDRAEEAVAVVERARRGEVGSLNLAFLTSVANHLLPPVVRAVREQLPDLRLTTESTTIASLVEGVLGGRYDAAFTRTPLAPGLHSRTLATEPVCAVLPEGHPLAERAELKLADLANEPWVMTPRSSWEPWHRAYDDQFREAGFVPDIVQEEANVQSLLGLVAAGIGVTRLARSARSLRRTGVVFVPLTGAVARTEMVWLSGNTSPALHRLLDVVTELAAKTDLTETG; encoded by the coding sequence GTGACCACGCCCGAGCTGCGGCAACTGCGGTATTTCCTGGTCCTCGCCGAGGAGCTGAGCTTCACCCGGGCCGCCGCCCGCCTGATGATCGCTCAGCAGTCGCTGTCCCAGCAGATCACCGCCCTGGAACGCAGCCTCGGGGTGAGGCTGTTCGCCCGTGACACCCGCGGCACCACCCTGACCGACATCGGCGCCCTGTTCGTCCCCGAGGCCCGCGCCGTGACGGACCGTGCCGAGGAGGCGGTCGCCGTCGTGGAACGGGCCCGGCGGGGAGAGGTTGGCAGCCTCAACCTGGCCTTTCTGACCTCCGTCGCCAACCACCTCCTGCCCCCGGTGGTCAGAGCCGTGCGTGAGCAACTCCCCGACCTTCGCCTGACAACGGAGTCCACCACCATCGCGTCCCTGGTCGAGGGTGTCCTCGGCGGGCGCTACGACGCCGCCTTCACCCGGACCCCGCTCGCCCCCGGCCTGCATTCCAGGACCCTGGCCACCGAGCCCGTGTGCGCCGTGCTGCCCGAGGGCCACCCGCTCGCCGAGCGCGCCGAACTGAAGCTCGCCGACCTGGCGAACGAACCGTGGGTGATGACCCCGCGTAGCTCGTGGGAACCCTGGCACCGCGCGTACGACGACCAGTTCCGCGAAGCGGGCTTCGTCCCGGACATCGTCCAGGAGGAGGCAAACGTGCAGAGCCTGCTCGGTCTGGTCGCCGCTGGAATCGGAGTCACCCGGCTCGCCCGCTCGGCACGCAGCCTTCGTCGCACGGGCGTGGTGTTCGTTCCGCTGACCGGCGCCGTCGCGCGCACCGAGATGGTGTGGCTGTCAGGCAACACCTCACCCGCCCTGCACCGGCTCCTGGACGTGGTCACCGAACTCGCGGCAAAGACCGACCTCACCGAGACCGGCTGA
- a CDS encoding helicase HerA domain-containing protein, which translates to MISEEQRAALEAVSLNPAVTPDDVWRPSRHNVPELHEKVVAEILRGVARARTDDTTVPLGVAMQGRAGAGKTHLLGAVRERIQHGGGYFFLVELVSGKTFWESVALALVEGMGRDAIGWGTQLRTFLRRLTAQLGLPVDVRDAVAGAREVNREHLDAFIRALRTRDREVGRDCQDTARALVLHGAIDFEAQDVGYGHLISEPGEPGMRAAWGLSPAIRTPQQIVQDISRLMALTLDPTVIAVDQLDTLFAQTSTSLLDQHAGIEDGQAKMIGPIADGLLKLRDVTRRTLLVVSCLPDTWELLTRSAPTPVGDRFRQATLPDRIPTPEIGRAIVAKRMSAAFADPHFVPPHPTWPIDPAAFADAPTLTPRALLRRVDRHVAWCRDRDEVVELDRLIDGADVTPTPATAFGLPGDVTADERQLGELDVRFAELIAAADVGVALTPTTEDEQMPPLLAAGLAAWIAEQAPTGATYKYDPPPGRKPALHGRLIEVLDEATENEAHWCFRAIAHPNAIAVTARVKAACTMAGLDRDLPQRRLVLLRNGAWPSGKRTTEVLTAFDVAGGVRCGVTEADLRVFAALRVMAAEPSAALQEWLVARRPASGTDLFRAVLPGPDPTSGDTVAGPAGVPPADVAGGPSTSPGAALVPAGADAADLVADAADQTPDVVAAAVDGRSIGLGRTVEEGEPFTVDLESLRRHAVVFAGSGSGKTVLIRRLVEECARQGVSAIVLDPNNDLARLGDPWPDPPSGWTPGDAERAADYLAHTEVVVWTPRVTAGRPLSFQPLPDFTSLRDWPDEFDQAIRSAVEALAPRAGVDRSTRLAQQGKAVLTEALQAYARSGMVGLSGFTEFLADLPDGVSRLARADKLAQDLAETLKAAMVTDPLFGGVGAPADPGLLLTPTPGRRARVSVISFIGLASDQERQSFVNQLQMALFAWIKRHPAGDRPLGGLFVMDEAQTLAPSTGNTACTASSVALASQARKYGLGLVFATQAPKGLHNQISGNATTQFFGLLNAPAQIDAARQLAEAKGGRLPDIGLLSSGEFYAAGEGFSFAKVRTPLCLTHHPKAPLSPEEVIARARPGSADS; encoded by the coding sequence GTGATCTCTGAGGAGCAGCGGGCCGCCCTGGAGGCGGTGAGCCTCAACCCGGCTGTCACCCCGGACGACGTCTGGCGGCCCAGCCGCCACAACGTGCCCGAGCTGCACGAGAAGGTGGTCGCGGAGATCCTCCGTGGGGTGGCGCGGGCGCGCACCGACGACACGACCGTGCCTCTCGGCGTGGCTATGCAAGGCCGCGCGGGCGCCGGCAAGACACACCTGCTCGGCGCGGTCCGGGAACGCATCCAGCACGGCGGCGGCTACTTCTTCCTCGTCGAACTGGTGAGCGGTAAGACGTTTTGGGAGAGCGTCGCCCTGGCACTGGTGGAGGGCATGGGTCGCGACGCGATCGGCTGGGGCACGCAGCTGCGAACCTTCCTGCGCCGGCTCACCGCGCAGCTCGGCCTGCCGGTCGACGTCCGTGACGCGGTCGCCGGCGCCCGCGAGGTGAACCGTGAGCATCTGGACGCGTTCATCCGGGCGCTGCGCACCCGCGATCGTGAGGTTGGACGGGACTGCCAGGACACCGCCCGGGCGCTCGTCCTGCACGGCGCCATCGACTTCGAGGCGCAGGACGTGGGTTACGGCCACCTGATCTCCGAACCGGGCGAGCCGGGCATGAGGGCCGCATGGGGGCTGAGCCCCGCGATACGCACCCCGCAGCAGATCGTGCAGGACATCTCCCGGCTGATGGCCCTCACGCTGGACCCGACGGTCATCGCCGTAGACCAGCTCGACACGCTCTTTGCCCAGACCAGCACGTCGCTGCTCGACCAGCACGCCGGGATCGAGGACGGCCAGGCCAAGATGATCGGCCCGATCGCCGACGGCCTGCTCAAGCTCCGTGACGTGACCCGCCGGACGCTGCTCGTCGTCTCCTGCCTGCCGGACACCTGGGAGCTGCTGACCCGCAGCGCACCGACCCCGGTCGGCGACCGGTTCCGCCAGGCGACCCTTCCGGACCGGATTCCCACCCCGGAGATCGGCCGGGCGATCGTGGCAAAGCGGATGTCGGCCGCATTCGCGGACCCGCACTTCGTACCGCCCCACCCCACCTGGCCCATCGACCCCGCTGCCTTCGCCGACGCGCCCACGCTGACTCCTCGCGCTCTGCTGCGGCGGGTGGACCGCCACGTCGCATGGTGCCGAGACCGCGACGAGGTTGTGGAACTCGACCGACTCATCGACGGCGCCGACGTCACACCGACTCCGGCCACCGCTTTCGGCCTGCCCGGCGACGTGACAGCGGACGAACGGCAGCTGGGCGAGTTGGACGTGCGGTTCGCTGAGCTGATCGCGGCGGCGGACGTGGGGGTCGCCCTCACCCCGACGACCGAGGACGAGCAGATGCCGCCGCTGCTCGCGGCCGGCCTGGCCGCCTGGATCGCCGAACAGGCCCCGACCGGCGCCACCTACAAGTACGACCCGCCGCCTGGACGCAAGCCCGCCCTGCACGGACGGCTGATCGAGGTACTCGACGAAGCGACCGAGAATGAGGCGCACTGGTGCTTCCGGGCGATCGCGCACCCCAACGCGATCGCCGTCACCGCGCGGGTCAAGGCCGCCTGCACCATGGCTGGGTTGGACCGGGACCTGCCGCAACGACGATTGGTGCTGCTGCGCAACGGGGCGTGGCCGAGCGGGAAGCGTACGACCGAGGTGTTGACCGCATTCGACGTGGCGGGCGGCGTCCGGTGCGGGGTGACGGAAGCGGACCTGCGGGTCTTCGCGGCGCTGCGGGTGATGGCGGCCGAGCCGTCCGCCGCGTTGCAGGAGTGGCTGGTCGCCCGTCGCCCCGCTAGCGGCACCGACCTGTTCCGGGCGGTCCTGCCCGGGCCCGACCCCACGTCCGGCGACACCGTAGCCGGCCCGGCAGGCGTGCCGCCCGCCGACGTGGCCGGTGGACCCTCGACCAGTCCCGGCGCCGCTCTCGTGCCTGCCGGCGCTGACGCGGCCGACCTCGTGGCCGATGCCGCCGACCAGACCCCTGACGTCGTCGCTGCGGCTGTCGACGGGCGGTCGATCGGGCTCGGACGGACCGTCGAGGAGGGCGAACCCTTCACGGTGGACCTGGAGTCGCTACGTCGGCACGCCGTCGTATTCGCCGGCTCTGGCTCGGGCAAGACGGTGCTCATCCGCCGGCTCGTCGAGGAGTGCGCCCGCCAGGGCGTCTCCGCCATCGTGCTCGACCCCAACAACGACCTGGCCCGACTCGGCGACCCGTGGCCGGACCCGCCGAGCGGCTGGACGCCCGGCGACGCCGAACGGGCCGCGGACTACCTCGCCCACACCGAGGTCGTGGTGTGGACGCCCCGGGTCACTGCCGGCCGTCCGCTGAGCTTCCAGCCGCTTCCCGACTTCACCTCGCTGCGGGACTGGCCGGACGAGTTCGACCAGGCGATTCGCTCCGCCGTGGAGGCACTCGCGCCGCGGGCCGGTGTCGACCGGTCGACCAGGCTGGCCCAGCAGGGCAAGGCTGTCCTCACAGAGGCCCTCCAGGCATACGCCAGGAGTGGCATGGTGGGCCTGTCCGGCTTCACCGAGTTCCTCGCCGATCTGCCCGACGGGGTCAGCCGGCTGGCCCGCGCCGACAAGCTCGCTCAGGACCTGGCCGAGACGCTGAAGGCGGCGATGGTCACCGACCCGCTCTTCGGTGGGGTCGGTGCGCCGGCCGACCCGGGGCTGCTACTAACGCCGACGCCGGGACGGCGGGCGCGGGTGTCGGTGATCAGTTTCATCGGTCTCGCCTCCGACCAGGAACGGCAGAGCTTCGTCAATCAGTTGCAGATGGCACTCTTCGCCTGGATCAAGCGGCACCCCGCGGGCGATCGGCCACTGGGTGGGCTCTTCGTCATGGACGAGGCACAGACGCTCGCCCCGTCCACCGGGAACACGGCCTGTACGGCCAGCTCGGTCGCGCTCGCCTCGCAGGCCCGCAAGTACGGGCTCGGGCTGGTTTTCGCCACCCAGGCGCCCAAGGGCCTGCACAACCAGATCTCCGGCAACGCGACGACGCAGTTCTTCGGGCTGCTCAACGCGCCCGCGCAAATCGACGCGGCCCGTCAACTGGCCGAGGCCAAGGGTGGGCGGCTCCCCGACATCGGCCTGCTGAGCAGCGGCGAATTCTACGCGGCTGGGGAGGGGTTCTCGTTCGCCAAGGTCCGTACCCCGCTGTGCCTCACTCACCATCCCAAAGCACCGCTGAGTCCCGAGGAGGTCATCGCCCGCGCCCGCCCGGGCAGCGCCGACAGCTGA
- a CDS encoding polysaccharide deacetylase family protein: MTTVSAGAVMRSRRLRAALSVLATAVAMCGVVIAATATPSSAATCNGYVGLTFDDGPTGSTGALLTVLRNNGVRATMFNVGQNIQNNRSAAQAQVAAGMWVANHSWNHAHMTSMSQTQMQSDLSQTSSAIQSATGSRPQLFRPPYGETNSTLQSVASSLGMRQVIWDVDSQDWNGASVSQIVSNASRLQAGQVILMHDGIQNTRDAIPQIMANLTSRNLCPGMISPSTGRAVAPDGTNPPPGGGTPPPPGGSCTATATTTNVWGDRYNTSVTVSGASTWTVVVAITPPQRTTTIWNGTATWDSSGNVMTMRSNGSGNTFGFTTMFNGNSSARPQIRSCTAG, from the coding sequence ATGACCACTGTCTCCGCTGGGGCTGTCATGCGGTCGAGGCGACTACGCGCGGCGCTGTCCGTCCTCGCCACCGCCGTTGCGATGTGTGGCGTCGTCATCGCGGCCACCGCGACTCCGTCGAGCGCCGCCACCTGCAACGGGTACGTCGGGCTCACCTTCGACGACGGGCCGACCGGCAGCACCGGGGCACTGCTGACCGTGCTGCGCAACAACGGCGTACGGGCCACGATGTTCAACGTCGGGCAGAACATCCAGAACAACCGGTCGGCGGCGCAGGCTCAGGTGGCCGCCGGCATGTGGGTCGCCAACCACAGCTGGAACCACGCCCACATGACCTCGATGAGCCAGACTCAGATGCAGTCCGACCTCTCCCAGACGAGCTCGGCGATCCAATCGGCCACCGGCAGCCGGCCGCAGCTGTTCCGGCCGCCGTACGGGGAGACCAACTCCACCCTCCAGTCCGTCGCCTCGTCGCTCGGCATGCGACAGGTCATCTGGGACGTGGACTCCCAGGACTGGAACGGCGCCAGCGTCAGCCAGATCGTGTCCAACGCCAGCCGCCTCCAGGCCGGCCAGGTCATCCTCATGCACGACGGCATCCAGAACACCCGCGACGCCATCCCGCAGATCATGGCCAACCTCACCAGCCGCAATCTCTGCCCCGGCATGATCTCGCCGTCCACCGGCCGCGCGGTGGCGCCCGACGGCACGAACCCGCCGCCCGGTGGTGGCACCCCGCCACCTCCCGGCGGCAGCTGCACCGCGACAGCGACGACCACCAACGTCTGGGGCGACCGGTACAACACCTCGGTGACGGTCAGCGGCGCCAGCACCTGGACGGTGGTCGTGGCCATCACCCCACCGCAGAGGACCACGACCATCTGGAACGGCACCGCCACCTGGGACAGCAGCGGCAACGTCATGACCATGCGGTCCAACGGCAGCGGCAACACCTTCGGCTTCACCACCATGTTCAACGGCAACAGCAGCGCCCGACCACAGATCCGCTCCTGCACAGCCGGCTGA
- a CDS encoding SDR family NAD(P)-dependent oxidoreductase: MNADRVTTPFDARSTAGDVVAGVDLTGQHAVVTGASSGIGVETARALAAAGASVTLAVRSVESGERTAEDIRATTGSHLIRVAPLDLSDQGSVAAFVSAWEGPLHILVNNAGVSATPETRTAQGWELQFATNHLGHFALTNGLHPALAAAGRARVVSLSSIAHVQAPMVFDDVNFRARPYDRLLAYGESKTATALFAVEANRRWAGDGITVNAANPGAVTTNLGRHLTEKDLAQLPAYDFKTPPQGAATSVLLAAWPQLEGIGGRYFEDCNEAPRYNPEAPLAGVADHALDPAAAERLWQVSLDMLADAQRG; this comes from the coding sequence ATGAATGCAGATCGCGTCACCACGCCTTTCGACGCCCGATCCACCGCTGGTGACGTCGTCGCCGGCGTCGACCTCACCGGGCAGCACGCCGTCGTCACCGGCGCATCGTCGGGCATCGGTGTCGAAACGGCCCGGGCGCTCGCGGCCGCGGGAGCCTCGGTGACCTTGGCGGTACGAAGCGTGGAGTCCGGCGAGCGGACAGCGGAGGACATCCGCGCCACCACCGGGAGCCATCTGATCCGGGTCGCCCCTCTGGACCTCTCCGACCAGGGGTCGGTCGCCGCCTTCGTCAGCGCCTGGGAAGGCCCGCTGCACATTCTGGTCAACAACGCCGGGGTGTCGGCGACCCCCGAGACGCGGACGGCGCAGGGCTGGGAGCTGCAGTTCGCGACCAACCACCTCGGCCACTTCGCGCTCACCAACGGGCTGCACCCGGCACTCGCAGCGGCCGGCCGAGCCCGCGTGGTGTCGCTCAGCTCCATCGCGCACGTGCAGGCACCGATGGTGTTCGACGACGTCAACTTCCGTGCACGCCCCTACGACCGTCTCCTCGCCTACGGCGAGTCGAAGACCGCCACCGCGCTGTTCGCGGTCGAGGCGAACAGGCGCTGGGCCGGCGACGGCATCACGGTCAACGCGGCCAACCCGGGCGCGGTCACCACCAACCTGGGGCGCCACCTCACCGAGAAGGACCTGGCGCAGCTTCCGGCGTACGACTTCAAGACCCCGCCGCAGGGGGCGGCCACCTCAGTGCTGCTCGCGGCCTGGCCGCAGCTGGAAGGCATCGGCGGCCGGTACTTCGAGGACTGCAACGAGGCGCCGCGCTACAACCCCGAGGCGCCGCTTGCGGGCGTCGCCGACCACGCGCTCGACCCGGCGGCAGCCGAGCGACTGTGGCAGGTGTCGCTCGACATGCTCGCCGACGCACAGCGCGGCTGA
- a CDS encoding RNA-guided endonuclease InsQ/TnpB family protein, whose product MGEVVKRAYKYRFHPTPGQADQLNRTFGCVRKVYNLALDARTRAWAVDRQRSTYVQSSAWLTEWKRTEELAFLNEVSSVPLQQTLRHLQAGFAAFWDKRSRYPRFKSKRKSRASAEYTRSAFRWRDGQLTLAKMDAPLTIVWSRPLPTGAQPSTVTVSRDPAGRWFVSMLVEDPSIAALPPVGAAVGIDAGITSLLTLSTGEKITNPRHERADRRKLAKAQRNLSRKAKDSANRAKARLAVARIHARIADRRRDHLHKLSTRLVRENQTVVIEDLSVRNMLRNHSLARAISDAAWTQLRSMIEYKAAWYGRQVFAVDRWHPSTKTCSACGRINTAMTLGVRVWTCPGCDAVHDRDVNAAKNILAAGLAER is encoded by the coding sequence ATGGGTGAGGTGGTGAAGCGGGCATACAAGTACCGCTTCCATCCGACCCCAGGGCAGGCCGATCAGCTCAACCGCACCTTCGGGTGCGTGCGCAAGGTCTACAACCTCGCCTTGGACGCCCGCACCCGGGCATGGGCCGTCGACAGGCAGCGCAGCACCTACGTCCAGTCCTCGGCGTGGCTGACCGAGTGGAAGCGCACCGAGGAGCTGGCGTTCCTCAACGAGGTCAGCTCCGTGCCCCTGCAGCAGACGCTGCGGCACCTACAAGCCGGCTTCGCGGCGTTCTGGGACAAACGGTCCCGCTATCCGCGGTTCAAGTCCAAGCGTAAGTCCCGGGCGTCGGCGGAGTACACCCGCTCGGCGTTCCGCTGGCGCGACGGACAGCTCACCCTGGCCAAGATGGACGCCCCGCTGACCATCGTGTGGTCCCGGCCCCTGCCGACGGGCGCGCAACCGTCCACGGTCACGGTGTCCCGCGACCCGGCCGGTCGGTGGTTTGTGTCCATGCTGGTGGAAGACCCCTCCATCGCGGCCCTGCCGCCGGTGGGCGCCGCAGTGGGGATAGACGCGGGCATCACCAGTCTGCTCACCCTGTCCACCGGGGAGAAGATCACCAACCCGCGGCACGAGCGCGCTGACCGTCGCAAGCTGGCCAAGGCGCAGCGGAACCTGTCGCGTAAGGCCAAGGACTCCGCGAATCGGGCCAAGGCCCGCCTCGCGGTGGCCCGGATCCATGCCCGCATCGCCGACCGGCGGCGGGATCACCTGCACAAGCTGTCGACTCGACTCGTCCGCGAGAACCAAACGGTCGTGATCGAAGACCTCAGCGTGCGCAACATGCTGCGCAACCACTCGCTGGCCCGCGCCATCTCCGACGCGGCGTGGACACAACTGCGCAGCATGATCGAGTACAAGGCCGCCTGGTACGGGCGGCAGGTTTTCGCCGTTGACCGCTGGCATCCGAGCACGAAGACCTGCTCGGCGTGCGGGCGGATCAACACCGCGATGACCCTCGGGGTTCGCGTCTGGACGTGTCCCGGCTGTGATGCCGTGCACGACCGGGACGTCAACGCCGCGAAGAACATCCTCGCCGCCGGGCTGGCGGAGAGGTAA
- a CDS encoding peptidoglycan-binding domain-containing protein, with the protein MPTRRHLLVTAAAATASLVAAGQAAQAAPAAALPQVNMEALIKAAQIDPRRADTAITAGSKDSVLQVERALQARGLLSATYVDGHFGTSTVAAYAAYQRSLGYSGLDATGLPGLTSLRLLGDQRYTVTLPLSPGSRVSFRGVTVNTRTRAMLLEAERLLGRQLAITQGSYSSGNTSSAGTHDGGGALDLSVSGLTTTYRTTVVAQLRRVGFAAWLRTPSQGDWPYHIHAIALADTDQSAAAQHQAGDYYLGLNGLANRAADDGPVVTPKLSWEEYQRTT; encoded by the coding sequence GTGCCCACTCGGAGACATCTGCTGGTCACCGCCGCTGCCGCGACGGCGTCGCTGGTTGCGGCGGGGCAGGCCGCCCAGGCCGCGCCGGCCGCCGCCCTGCCTCAGGTCAACATGGAGGCGCTCATCAAGGCCGCGCAGATCGACCCGCGCCGCGCCGACACCGCGATCACCGCGGGCAGCAAGGACAGCGTGCTCCAGGTGGAGCGGGCGTTGCAGGCACGGGGCCTGCTGTCCGCCACCTACGTCGACGGCCACTTCGGCACCAGCACCGTCGCGGCGTACGCCGCGTACCAGCGGTCGCTGGGGTATTCGGGGCTCGACGCCACCGGCCTGCCCGGGCTGACCTCGCTGCGCCTGCTCGGCGACCAGCGGTACACGGTGACCCTCCCGCTCTCGCCGGGCAGCAGGGTGTCCTTCCGCGGGGTCACCGTGAACACGCGCACCAGGGCCATGCTGCTGGAGGCGGAACGGCTGCTCGGTAGGCAGTTGGCCATCACGCAGGGCTCGTACAGCTCCGGCAACACGAGTTCCGCCGGCACGCACGACGGCGGCGGCGCGTTGGACCTCTCAGTGAGCGGCCTGACCACCACCTACCGCACCACGGTGGTCGCACAGTTGCGCCGGGTGGGCTTCGCGGCGTGGCTGCGCACGCCGTCGCAGGGCGACTGGCCGTACCACATCCACGCGATCGCGCTGGCGGACACCGACCAGTCGGCTGCCGCGCAGCACCAGGCCGGGGACTACTACCTGGGTCTCAACGGGCTCGCCAACCGGGCCGCCGACGACGGGCCGGTCGTCACGCCCAAGCTGTCCTGGGAGGAGTACCAGCGAACGACCTGA
- a CDS encoding acetamidase/formamidase family protein gives MRHTLTPGDETLHGHFSPDLPPVLTIDAGDTVTYRTLDCWWSAGPYPGGRNRDRPRVPQHQPDHGHALIGPVAVRGARAGQTLEVRIDAIVPATWGTTVAGGWPSGFNERYGVEHDGVVHDWTLDPVAMTGRNQHGHTVTLRPFMGVLGMPPAEPGRHSTVPPRPWGGNLDCKDLTAGTTLLLPIPVDGALFSVGDGHAAQGDGEVGGTAIECPMDEVTLTVDVRDDFPVTGPVARTADAWLTLGVGATLDDATFMALDSMLTLMQRLHGVSRPDAVALASVAVDVRVTQIVNQTVGAHAVLRDDALR, from the coding sequence ATGCGACACACCCTCACACCCGGCGACGAGACCCTGCACGGTCACTTCTCCCCCGACCTCCCGCCGGTGCTGACCATCGACGCCGGTGACACCGTCACCTACCGCACCCTGGACTGCTGGTGGTCGGCCGGCCCGTACCCCGGCGGGCGCAACCGGGACCGGCCGCGGGTCCCGCAGCACCAGCCCGACCACGGGCACGCGCTGATCGGCCCGGTCGCGGTCCGCGGCGCCCGCGCCGGCCAGACCCTCGAGGTGCGGATCGACGCGATCGTCCCGGCGACCTGGGGAACCACCGTGGCGGGTGGCTGGCCCAGCGGCTTCAACGAGCGGTACGGCGTCGAGCACGACGGGGTGGTGCACGACTGGACGCTGGACCCGGTGGCGATGACCGGCCGCAACCAGCACGGCCACACGGTCACGCTGCGTCCCTTCATGGGGGTGCTCGGCATGCCGCCGGCCGAGCCGGGGCGGCACTCGACGGTCCCGCCCCGGCCGTGGGGCGGCAACCTGGACTGCAAGGACCTGACCGCTGGCACCACCCTGCTGCTGCCGATCCCGGTCGACGGGGCGCTGTTCTCCGTCGGGGACGGGCACGCCGCTCAGGGCGACGGCGAGGTCGGCGGTACCGCGATCGAGTGCCCGATGGACGAGGTGACGCTGACCGTGGACGTCCGCGACGACTTCCCGGTCACCGGCCCGGTGGCCCGGACCGCGGACGCCTGGCTGACACTCGGCGTCGGCGCGACCCTCGACGACGCCACCTTCATGGCGCTGGATTCGATGCTGACCCTGATGCAACGGCTGCACGGCGTCAGCCGTCCGGACGCGGTCGCGCTGGCCAGCGTCGCGGTCGACGTACGGGTGACGCAGATCGTGAACCAGACCGTCGGCGCGCACGCAGTACTCCGCGACGACGCGCTGCGCTGA
- a CDS encoding endonuclease domain-containing protein yields the protein MAHPVRADGEAAEALQPPAVIPAWWDAPPPRLVSHLPDVDPEVLRVALDPLPPAAPAIVHYRPAVVGSLGDLVDALLDQLDSVALAMFPRWLPTADRLDGEGMLAVAAVRALAARAAARSRHFGPFLADLAERGLRFPRRPGGRSRFPAEVRAAGLARVIAEAYDREGCVLLVALPDLGRDAERTLVAAAEWLVRHSGFTVWLTGAPLRHADRIRSVSVTVPARFADLVVPTGRTSETATQRESMLLAWPPIAGVPRGDSAAEQALERALAPHAWARGRRWNQTYEWHVLGEAYRLDLFWPAEGLAVEVDGPEHRGPIAFANDRRRDVQLQLLGLDVLRFTNEQVLSDAPAVVDGIRRLLARRRADGTHPHGDETS from the coding sequence ATGGCGCACCCCGTCCGCGCCGACGGCGAGGCCGCCGAGGCGCTGCAACCCCCCGCGGTGATCCCGGCCTGGTGGGACGCCCCGCCACCGCGGTTGGTCAGCCACCTGCCGGACGTCGACCCGGAAGTGCTCCGGGTGGCGCTCGACCCGCTGCCACCGGCAGCTCCCGCGATCGTGCACTACCGACCAGCGGTCGTGGGTTCGCTCGGCGACCTGGTGGATGCTCTGCTCGACCAGCTGGATTCCGTGGCGCTCGCAATGTTTCCCCGCTGGTTGCCGACGGCCGACCGCCTCGACGGGGAGGGGATGCTCGCCGTGGCGGCGGTCCGCGCCCTCGCAGCGCGCGCAGCGGCCCGCTCCCGGCACTTCGGCCCGTTCCTCGCGGATCTCGCCGAGCGCGGGCTGCGCTTTCCACGCCGGCCCGGTGGTCGGTCCCGCTTCCCGGCGGAGGTACGCGCCGCCGGGCTCGCCCGGGTGATCGCCGAGGCGTACGACCGGGAGGGTTGCGTACTTCTCGTCGCGCTGCCCGATCTGGGTCGGGACGCCGAACGGACGCTCGTGGCCGCGGCCGAGTGGCTGGTGCGGCACAGCGGCTTCACGGTGTGGCTGACCGGCGCACCCCTGCGCCATGCGGACCGGATCCGCTCGGTGAGCGTGACGGTGCCGGCACGGTTCGCCGACCTGGTCGTCCCGACCGGCCGAACGTCCGAGACAGCCACCCAACGGGAGTCGATGCTGCTGGCCTGGCCGCCGATTGCCGGCGTGCCGCGCGGTGACAGCGCCGCCGAGCAGGCGCTGGAACGCGCGCTCGCGCCGCACGCATGGGCGCGGGGCCGGCGCTGGAACCAGACGTACGAATGGCATGTGCTCGGCGAGGCGTACCGGCTTGACCTCTTCTGGCCCGCTGAGGGTCTTGCGGTCGAGGTGGACGGCCCGGAGCATCGGGGGCCAATAGCTTTCGCCAACGACCGGCGGAGGGACGTGCAGCTGCAACTTCTCGGGCTGGACGTGCTTCGATTCACCAATGAGCAGGTGCTGTCCGACGCGCCGGCGGTGGTCGACGGGATCCGTCGACTGCTGGCCCGGCGACGCGCGGATGGCACGCACCCCCATGGAGATGAGACATCATGA